In a genomic window of Thermoproteus tenax Kra 1:
- a CDS encoding NOG1 family protein yields the protein MQFKIPYIYSSEELERYFLGVYKTTEAKSPSVETGLERLRRLEIARVMKSAQALGSALKEMAVAMPFVGELHPFYKDLLDLYIGLNNYRHALAKIGRATSAVRAISRETLISLKTAYSKGQIYKIRRAYIGRATDLIRDLAPELNTAREAAVFFRKLYDIDPELFTVVVSGAPNVGKSSLVGCMSTAKPKVAEYPFTTKQIHVGHIFVRGDRVQVIDTPGLLDRPFQEMNRIEQQAVLALRHLAKVIVFLVDPSLHSGYDIEIQLKIYNNIKSNFNIPIILVINKIDLINNKQIIKDIEKLFGAEPHTISAKECRGTEELKELILEKFYVPYALERLRRAVYERRSRSR from the coding sequence GTGCAGTTTAAAATCCCCTACATATACTCCTCGGAGGAGTTGGAGAGGTACTTTCTGGGAGTCTACAAGACGACTGAGGCGAAGAGCCCCTCCGTTGAGACCGGATTAGAGCGTTTGAGGCGACTTGAGATCGCTAGAGTGATGAAGTCGGCCCAAGCTCTGGGCTCAGCGCTTAAAGAGATGGCAGTAGCTATGCCCTTTGTCGGCGAATTGCACCCGTTCTATAAGGATCTACTGGATCTCTATATAGGGCTCAACAACTACAGACATGCTTTGGCCAAGATCGGAAGGGCCACCTCCGCCGTTAGAGCAATATCTAGGGAGACGTTGATATCGCTTAAGACGGCCTACAGCAAAGGGCAAATATACAAGATAAGGAGGGCCTATATAGGTAGAGCGACTGATCTAATAAGAGACTTGGCTCCAGAGCTCAATACGGCGAGAGAGGCTGCCGTATTCTTCAGAAAGCTTTACGACATAGACCCAGAGCTCTTTACTGTAGTTGTAAGCGGCGCGCCAAATGTTGGAAAGAGTAGTCTCGTGGGATGTATGTCCACAGCTAAGCCCAAGGTGGCCGAGTATCCATTCACAACGAAACAGATACACGTAGGCCATATATTCGTGAGGGGCGACAGAGTCCAAGTCATAGACACGCCGGGCCTTTTGGACAGGCCTTTCCAGGAGATGAATAGGATAGAACAACAAGCGGTCTTAGCCCTAAGACACCTAGCTAAGGTGATAGTCTTCTTAGTCGATCCATCACTCCATAGTGGTTATGATATAGAGATCCAATTAAAAATATATAATAATATTAAAAGTAATTTTAATATACCTATAATATTAGTAATAAATAAAATTGACCTAATTAATAATAAACAGATAATAAAGGATATAGAGAAGCTTTTCGGCGCAGAGCCGCACACTATATCGGCCAAAGAGTGTCGTGGGACTGAGGAACTAAAGGAGCTAATCCTCGAGAAGTTTTATGTGCCCTACGCTCTGGAGAGGCTCAGACGCGCCGTCTATGAGCGACGAAGCCGATCCCGTTGA
- the rtcA gene encoding RNA 3'-terminal phosphate cyclase: MFNKTKYSVEPIVIDGSYGEGGGQILRTALSMSALLGVPVEVTNIRARRKNPGLQHQHLTAVRAVAAVANAEVKGDSIGSMHLAFRPGPIKCGEFLFDVGTAGSVVLVLQSLLPVLMYAPCRSKVVIKGGTDVPMAPPVDYFIHVVAKLLARLGANIAVSLKRRGHYPKGGGIIEVVVEPVAKIPAFDWIVRGEVVRIGGISHAVNLPEHVAERQARAAKETLSGFGVPVEISVEYRRDGLGPGSGIVLWAETDRGFILGSDSLGERGKSAEIVGREAAEKLLREISSGAALDSHMADMIIPFMALADGQSRVSVSSATQHMLTNIYIVEKILGVRFSVRESQPITVSVNGIGFVAHRRRV, translated from the coding sequence ATGTTTAATAAAACAAAATATAGCGTGGAGCCGATAGTAATCGATGGCTCCTACGGAGAGGGCGGGGGTCAGATCTTGAGAACTGCCCTATCGATGTCGGCGCTCCTAGGCGTGCCCGTTGAGGTTACTAACATAAGAGCTAGGAGGAAGAACCCCGGACTGCAACATCAACACTTAACGGCAGTAAGAGCAGTCGCCGCCGTGGCCAACGCCGAAGTTAAAGGAGATAGTATCGGATCTATGCATCTCGCCTTTAGGCCGGGCCCAATAAAATGTGGCGAGTTCCTCTTCGATGTAGGCACAGCAGGCAGCGTCGTATTAGTGCTCCAGTCCCTCCTTCCTGTGTTGATGTACGCGCCCTGTAGATCTAAGGTGGTTATCAAAGGCGGAACAGATGTGCCCATGGCGCCGCCTGTGGACTACTTCATCCATGTAGTCGCCAAGCTTCTAGCCAGGTTGGGGGCCAATATCGCAGTGAGCCTCAAGAGGCGAGGCCATTATCCAAAAGGCGGCGGCATCATAGAGGTCGTCGTAGAGCCTGTGGCTAAGATACCGGCCTTCGACTGGATTGTTAGAGGTGAAGTGGTGAGAATCGGAGGTATCTCCCACGCAGTTAATCTCCCGGAACACGTGGCCGAGCGGCAGGCAAGGGCCGCCAAAGAGACGCTCAGCGGCTTCGGCGTTCCGGTCGAGATATCGGTGGAATATAGACGAGATGGTCTAGGACCTGGGTCGGGCATAGTGCTATGGGCCGAGACCGATAGAGGGTTCATCCTTGGCTCAGACAGCCTTGGGGAAAGGGGTAAATCCGCCGAGATTGTCGGAAGAGAGGCCGCTGAAAAGTTGCTCAGAGAGATATCATCTGGGGCGGCCTTGGACTCCCACATGGCCGATATGATAATACCGTTCATGGCATTGGCCGACGGCCAAAGCAGAGTCTCAGTATCGTCAGCTACTCAACACATGTTGACAAATATTTACATAGTAGAGAAGATTCTAGGCGTGCGTTTTTCGGTCCGAGAGTCTCAACCTATAACTGTGTCGGTCAACGGGATCGGCTTCGTCGCTCATAGACGGCGCGTCTGA
- a CDS encoding acetate--CoA ligase family protein — protein MELESLFFPDSVAVVGASPRSNSVGYVISVQLLRRFRGKVYLVNPNYNEAIINNINVRFYKSILDINDKIDLAVVAVPSRYVPDIMRELGKHGVKAAVIVSGGFAEVGEVELEEYVVKISREYGIRILGPNCVGVFNALNGLDTMFLPEEKAKRPAGGPIAFISQSGAVMTAVLDWAATEGVGIGIAVNVGNRADIGEGDILNYFKELDFIKVVGIYLEGFRKREELLSFMKAAKSISYKKPLIIYKAGRNLESSRAALSHTAALAGNYEYYRALFAQVGAIEAHDLIDMFDISQAMALLPPPEGKRVLVVTSSGGIGVQSVDALVENGLEVPPTPREMREELKTKLSRLVSLSNPIDLTGSATDEDFKAVLEVGAKHFDAILVGALIHPPGLSERLAEYIVDVLRLGKPIVAVSLGGSPQVKELENRLRGKVPVYNTPRRAARALGALYRYYSFKQRTKRSSA, from the coding sequence ATGGAACTTGAGAGCTTGTTTTTCCCCGACTCTGTGGCGGTCGTGGGAGCTTCACCGAGATCCAACTCAGTGGGCTACGTGATCTCAGTCCAGCTACTGAGGAGATTCAGAGGAAAAGTTTATTTAGTTAATCCAAACTATAATGAAGCAATTATAAATAATATTAATGTAAGATTTTATAAATCAATATTAGATATAAACGATAAAATAGATCTAGCAGTCGTCGCAGTACCCTCGCGCTATGTCCCTGACATTATGAGAGAGTTGGGAAAACACGGAGTCAAAGCCGCCGTGATAGTAAGTGGCGGATTCGCCGAAGTTGGCGAAGTCGAATTGGAGGAATATGTAGTAAAAATAAGTAGAGAGTATGGCATACGTATCTTGGGCCCGAACTGCGTGGGAGTTTTCAACGCCCTGAACGGGCTTGACACTATGTTTCTGCCCGAGGAGAAGGCCAAGAGACCTGCCGGCGGCCCTATCGCGTTCATCAGCCAGAGCGGCGCCGTGATGACGGCTGTTTTAGACTGGGCAGCTACAGAGGGCGTAGGAATAGGAATAGCGGTAAACGTAGGAAACAGAGCCGATATAGGCGAGGGAGACATCTTAAATTATTTTAAAGAACTAGATTTCATAAAAGTTGTTGGAATATATCTTGAGGGGTTTAGAAAGAGAGAAGAATTACTATCATTTATGAAAGCAGCTAAATCTATATCATATAAAAAACCTCTAATTATCTATAAGGCTGGCCGAAACCTTGAGTCTTCCAGAGCCGCGCTGTCGCACACAGCAGCTCTGGCAGGCAACTACGAGTACTACAGAGCCCTCTTCGCCCAAGTGGGCGCCATAGAGGCACACGATCTGATAGACATGTTCGATATATCTCAGGCAATGGCCCTCTTGCCTCCGCCCGAGGGCAAAAGAGTGCTCGTAGTAACTTCGTCAGGCGGGATAGGGGTACAATCCGTCGACGCCCTAGTAGAAAATGGCCTTGAAGTGCCTCCTACGCCCAGAGAGATGAGGGAGGAGCTTAAGACGAAGCTATCGCGCTTAGTCTCTCTATCTAACCCAATCGACCTTACGGGCAGCGCGACCGATGAAGATTTTAAGGCCGTCCTGGAGGTAGGAGCTAAACATTTCGATGCGATATTGGTAGGAGCTTTAATACATCCGCCGGGGTTGAGCGAGAGGTTAGCCGAGTATATAGTCGACGTCTTGAGGTTGGGGAAACCCATCGTGGCCGTCAGCCTCGGCGGCTCACCTCAGGTCAAAGAGCTGGAGAATAGGTTGAGGGGCAAAGTGCCCGTCTATAATACGCCGAGGCGGGCCGCGAGGGCCCTCGGAGCATTGTATCGCTATTACTCTTTTAAACAGAGGACGAAGAGATCAAGCGCATGA
- a CDS encoding SAM hydrolase/SAM-dependent halogenase family protein: protein MIALLTDFGTKDYFVAEMKAVIYSVNPKARIVDITHEIPPQDVYTGAFVLWRSYKWFPSGTIFVAVVDPGVGSARLPLLIRTRHYFFIGPDNGLLSLAAEEDAVERIYKITASLSHRSSTFHGRDVFAYAAALLSRGVAPNFLGEEIANFVRLERPSATIKDGLVYAKAIYIDRFGNIYTSITKDIIYKIAKINDELCIKFYDKEFRAKFLETYSAAPPGALVVLVNSEGFLEIAVNRGNASEELGLTAGADLVLYRC, encoded by the coding sequence ATGATAGCGTTGCTCACAGACTTTGGAACAAAGGACTACTTCGTGGCCGAGATGAAGGCCGTCATATACTCCGTAAACCCGAAGGCCAGGATCGTCGATATAACGCACGAGATACCGCCTCAAGACGTCTACACCGGCGCATTTGTTTTATGGAGATCTTACAAGTGGTTCCCGAGCGGCACTATATTTGTCGCCGTCGTTGATCCCGGCGTCGGCTCAGCGCGTCTTCCTCTATTAATAAGAACCAGACACTATTTCTTTATAGGACCTGACAACGGCCTCCTCAGCTTGGCCGCTGAGGAGGACGCGGTGGAGAGGATATATAAGATTACGGCGAGTTTGTCTCATAGGTCGAGCACCTTCCACGGCCGCGACGTTTTTGCATATGCAGCGGCGCTGTTATCGAGGGGCGTTGCGCCCAACTTCTTGGGGGAAGAGATCGCCAATTTTGTGAGGCTAGAGAGACCCAGCGCCACAATAAAAGACGGCCTAGTCTACGCTAAGGCAATATATATAGATAGATTTGGAAATATTTATACATCTATTACAAAAGATATTATATATAAAATTGCAAAAATTAACGATGAATTATGTATTAAATTTTATGATAAAGAATTTAGGGCAAAGTTCCTTGAGACCTATAGCGCCGCCCCTCCGGGTGCGCTAGTGGTATTAGTGAACAGCGAAGGCTTTTTGGAGATTGCCGTCAATAGGGGCAACGCATCTGAGGAATTGGGCCTAACAGCCGGCGCAGATCTAGTGCTCTATAGATGTTGA
- a CDS encoding DUF47 family protein yields the protein MSILKRWFTSGWDEIVEGLKAHIGYSHQSIEFLEQILKETELNEVYLDEIVRKIAAIEREGDEIIRKLDDNITKGALVPSIMGSAELLLDRIDNILDNIYYISKEIKRGYRVWKNDNIRKIIIGKFKEMLDLDKTIIEYIGLILDRSRDLEFCSRYARIVSTLEEEVDEIKEYILDEVYQLALSAVEFNHIISLIYSADKIADNAQDAVQLLISIISTI from the coding sequence GTGAGTATACTGAAGCGGTGGTTCACTTCAGGTTGGGACGAGATAGTAGAAGGTCTGAAGGCTCACATAGGCTACTCTCATCAGTCCATTGAGTTTTTAGAACAGATCCTAAAGGAAACAGAGCTTAATGAGGTCTATTTAGACGAAATTGTCAGAAAGATTGCAGCGATAGAGAGGGAGGGCGATGAAATTATACGCAAACTCGACGACAATATAACTAAGGGAGCTTTGGTTCCCAGCATTATGGGTAGCGCCGAGCTTCTCTTGGATAGAATAGACAATATATTGGACAATATTTACTATATCTCTAAAGAGATAAAGCGTGGATATAGAGTTTGGAAAAATGATAATATAAGAAAAATAATTATAGGAAAATTCAAAGAAATGTTGGATTTAGATAAAACTATCATTGAATATATTGGCCTTATTCTCGATAGAAGTAGGGATCTAGAGTTCTGTAGCAGATATGCGAGGATCGTCAGCACGCTGGAGGAGGAAGTCGATGAAATAAAGGAATACATTCTCGACGAAGTATACCAACTCGCCTTATCTGCGGTTGAGTTCAACCACATAATCTCACTGATATATAGCGCGGATAAGATAGCCGACAACGCGCAAGATGCCGTGCAGTTGCTCATATCTATAATATCCACAATTTAA
- the amrS gene encoding AmmeMemoRadiSam system radical SAM enzyme has translation MREATLYRRLDERRVVCTACARYCRLNPGVVGFCGVRVNLEGKLYLAVYGLISAIAVDPIEKKPLTHFYPGAMVLSLSTFGCNWACQYCQNFDISQRRRIEGFEMPPERVVELAETYGAHGITYTYNEPTIFAEYAHDIGVLARQRGLFNTFVTNGYMTPEAVEYIAGFLDAATVDFKGNGNKRFLGRFSMVPDVEPVFQTLEEMRRRDIWVEITDLVVPRYGDNLEDARRLVKRVIDILGPETPIHFLRFHPDYKMMDLSPTPIETLERHVEVAKEEGAKYVYVGNVPGHKYEHTYCPECGRPVIKRYGFDILEINLVEKGGEYRCKFCGAKINIRGRILPTWKLESRFAYVPIHLLTRYVRRDTSKEDESRFK, from the coding sequence GTGAGAGAGGCCACACTATATAGGAGACTTGACGAGAGACGCGTCGTCTGCACAGCGTGCGCTAGGTATTGTAGGCTGAATCCCGGTGTCGTCGGCTTCTGCGGAGTCAGAGTGAACTTGGAGGGCAAGCTCTATCTCGCCGTGTATGGGCTTATATCTGCCATAGCTGTTGACCCCATAGAGAAGAAGCCCCTCACCCACTTCTATCCCGGGGCCATGGTACTATCGCTTTCTACTTTCGGTTGTAATTGGGCTTGTCAGTATTGCCAGAACTTCGATATTAGCCAGAGGAGGAGGATAGAGGGTTTCGAGATGCCTCCGGAGAGAGTGGTGGAGCTCGCCGAGACCTACGGAGCCCACGGGATAACGTACACTTACAATGAGCCGACAATATTCGCTGAGTATGCCCACGATATTGGGGTATTGGCCCGACAAAGGGGCTTGTTCAATACGTTCGTTACAAATGGATATATGACTCCCGAGGCCGTTGAGTATATAGCGGGGTTCTTAGACGCAGCCACTGTGGACTTCAAGGGCAATGGGAACAAAAGATTCCTTGGGAGATTCTCTATGGTGCCCGACGTGGAGCCAGTGTTTCAGACTCTTGAGGAGATGAGGAGGAGGGACATTTGGGTCGAGATAACGGACTTAGTAGTGCCGAGGTACGGAGACAACTTGGAGGACGCAAGAAGATTGGTCAAAAGGGTCATCGATATTCTGGGGCCCGAGACTCCTATACACTTCTTGAGGTTCCACCCAGACTACAAGATGATGGACCTGAGCCCAACGCCTATCGAGACCTTGGAGAGGCATGTGGAGGTCGCCAAAGAGGAAGGTGCCAAGTACGTCTACGTGGGCAACGTGCCCGGCCATAAGTACGAGCACACCTACTGTCCGGAATGCGGACGGCCTGTGATTAAGCGCTATGGCTTCGACATCCTCGAAATAAATCTTGTGGAAAAAGGCGGAGAGTATAGATGCAAGTTCTGCGGAGCCAAGATCAATATAAGGGGGAGGATCCTCCCTACATGGAAACTGGAGAGCCGTTTTGCCTATGTCCCGATCCACCTTCTAACTCGCTACGTGAGAAGGGACACGTCTAAGGAGGACGAATCAAGATTTAAATAG
- the psmB gene encoding archaeal proteasome endopeptidase complex subunit beta, whose amino-acid sequence MSEEYNVGATAVGIRAKDGVVLAAEKRITYGFYSLSSSGKKVFIVNDRMAIASAGVIADMQTLAKILRVNAKMYELDAKRKPSVAAMAKLLSIIMFNRRWMPFIAEVLVGGYDEEGPHVFVLDPVGSLIEDDYAALGTGAKMAIGILDSGYKKDIDVVEARKLAINAIRAALERDPVSGGGIDLVIITPTETREEEVKVSAVLT is encoded by the coding sequence ATGTCCGAGGAATATAACGTAGGCGCTACCGCCGTAGGGATAAGGGCCAAGGACGGCGTTGTCTTGGCGGCCGAGAAGAGGATAACCTACGGCTTCTATTCGCTCAGCTCCTCCGGAAAGAAGGTCTTTATAGTGAACGACAGAATGGCGATAGCGTCGGCAGGGGTCATAGCCGACATGCAGACGTTGGCCAAGATACTGAGAGTTAACGCCAAAATGTACGAGCTCGACGCCAAGAGGAAGCCCAGCGTGGCGGCAATGGCTAAGCTACTCTCTATAATTATGTTCAATAGAAGGTGGATGCCCTTTATAGCCGAGGTGTTGGTGGGAGGATACGACGAAGAGGGCCCCCACGTGTTCGTCCTCGACCCAGTGGGTAGTCTCATAGAGGATGACTATGCAGCCTTGGGCACGGGGGCAAAGATGGCCATAGGGATACTGGACTCAGGTTATAAGAAGGACATAGACGTCGTTGAGGCCAGAAAGCTGGCCATCAACGCAATAAGGGCCGCGCTTGAGAGAGACCCTGTATCCGGCGGAGGTATCGACTTAGTTATTATAACGCCCACTGAGACTCGCGAGGAGGAGGTCAAGGTGTCTGCGGTTTTAACCTAA
- a CDS encoding endonuclease V, whose protein sequence is MIVPRGFDIELARRVQRRLAERVVQIPLRDVQYVVGVDVAYKGDVAFSAAVVYSVNEGRPLEYGCSINKVVFPYVPTLLSFRELMPIVRALRKIKTKFDVVLVDGQGIAHPYKLGLAAHLGVALGIASIGVAKSKLYGEIRGNLIQDPRTGEVIGALVICRRPLYVSVGNMVTLDDAVNIVRSLCKTSSMPEPLLLAHNKANELKRRQPAEFDKWGEAPC, encoded by the coding sequence GTGATTGTTCCAAGAGGATTTGACATAGAGCTAGCCAGAAGAGTCCAACGTAGGTTGGCTGAGAGAGTCGTCCAGATCCCACTGAGGGATGTACAGTATGTGGTTGGGGTAGATGTGGCGTATAAAGGCGATGTAGCCTTCTCGGCCGCAGTTGTGTATTCAGTGAATGAGGGGAGACCTCTGGAGTACGGATGTTCCATTAACAAGGTCGTGTTCCCATATGTGCCTACTCTCTTGTCCTTCAGAGAGCTTATGCCGATAGTGAGAGCGCTCAGAAAAATCAAGACTAAATTTGATGTGGTGCTAGTCGATGGGCAAGGAATAGCGCATCCGTACAAGCTAGGCCTCGCGGCCCACCTAGGAGTGGCCTTGGGCATAGCCAGCATAGGCGTAGCTAAGTCGAAGCTGTACGGCGAGATAAGGGGAAACCTCATACAGGATCCGCGCACAGGCGAGGTGATAGGGGCCCTCGTGATCTGCAGAAGGCCTCTCTACGTCTCAGTCGGCAATATGGTGACTCTCGACGATGCCGTCAACATTGTAAGATCGCTCTGTAAGACATCCTCCATGCCTGAGCCTCTGCTGCTGGCCCACAACAAGGCCAACGAGCTTAAGAGACGCCAACCTGCCGAGTTCGATAAATGGGGCGAGGCGCCTTGTTAG
- a CDS encoding DUF357 domain-containing protein translates to MERAVIYVRNLENAIETLKLHDSRANDVVELAKAYLRDAKFYLSRGDATTSIAAASYAEGLLDALRLLGLVDFEWRRPSEIEKNYRKVFIAGTFELIHPGHIFYMEQAWRLGRVVAVVSRDTNAAKIKGRTVSIPAENRLKVVSSIYFVHKARLGYEDDMLRVVEEERPDVVLLGANQTFDEATLLEKFRRRGIETQIVRAKPLECSLCSTSKIINRILENFCDCSKRI, encoded by the coding sequence ATGGAGAGAGCCGTGATCTACGTGCGCAACCTCGAGAACGCTATTGAGACGCTGAAGTTACACGACTCAAGGGCCAACGACGTCGTCGAGTTGGCTAAAGCCTATCTAAGGGATGCCAAGTTCTATCTATCTAGGGGGGATGCCACGACGTCTATCGCCGCTGCCTCTTATGCCGAAGGCCTCCTAGACGCACTGAGGTTGTTGGGCCTCGTCGACTTTGAGTGGAGGAGGCCCTCGGAGATAGAGAAGAACTATAGAAAGGTCTTCATAGCCGGCACCTTCGAGCTCATACACCCAGGCCATATCTTTTACATGGAGCAGGCGTGGAGATTGGGCCGCGTCGTTGCCGTCGTGTCGCGGGATACAAACGCCGCCAAAATAAAGGGAAGGACCGTCTCTATACCAGCCGAAAACAGGCTCAAGGTGGTCTCCAGTATATATTTCGTGCACAAAGCCAGATTGGGGTATGAGGATGATATGCTTAGAGTTGTCGAGGAGGAGAGACCCGACGTAGTCCTCTTGGGCGCAAACCAGACGTTCGATGAAGCGACATTGTTGGAGAAGTTTAGACGGAGGGGCATTGAGACACAAATAGTGCGCGCCAAACCGCTGGAGTGCAGCCTGTGTTCTACCTCTAAAATCATAAACAGAATACTTGAAAACTTCTGTGATTGTTCCAAGAGGATTTGA
- a CDS encoding UPF0179 family protein: MGRVVITMVSKEQAELGHRFKVLKIPEECTSCKLFSVCMGRLRVGRTYRVVEVRPSLGQRCKITGDEMVPVAAEEMPIRLLLPRNKALEGVVVTYEEECKGCENCPDREVLRPGEKVLVLKILGKSQCKNREFYLVEASPL, from the coding sequence ATGGGCCGCGTAGTCATCACTATGGTTTCTAAGGAACAGGCAGAGCTGGGGCATAGGTTCAAAGTCCTGAAGATACCTGAGGAGTGTACTAGTTGTAAACTATTCTCAGTATGTATGGGAAGGCTCAGAGTCGGCAGAACTTACAGAGTAGTTGAGGTAAGGCCTTCGTTGGGGCAACGATGCAAAATCACAGGCGATGAAATGGTGCCGGTTGCAGCCGAGGAGATGCCCATAAGGTTGCTGTTGCCCAGGAACAAGGCTCTGGAAGGCGTCGTTGTGACCTACGAGGAAGAGTGCAAGGGATGTGAGAATTGCCCGGACAGAGAGGTGCTGAGGCCGGGCGAGAAGGTGTTAGTCCTTAAGATTTTGGGAAAATCTCAGTGTAAAAACAGAGAGTTTTACCTAGTTGAGGCTAGCCCTCTATAA
- a CDS encoding RIO1 family regulatory kinase/ATPase: MGDHVSIVALIELYNSLDKLDLRVLRVLEVAHSRYQYVPYKLIVKYMDADERKVGLALSKLNKLKLVQRAKSSYEGYRLTFNSYDILAIHTLRKAGKLLSLSPTPIGVGKESVVYAGETPSGLRVAVKLHRTGTSSFVHVRKLRIFLGKRRHLTRLYEARLSAYMEYAALDAIFSEGGSVPEPIAYNRHAVVMRYVDGIEAYRAAEVSDAYIDDVKQTMEIALRNGIIHGDLTPYNILLGDRAYVIDWPQWVPVTHPNANDILNRDLYNIYNYFSKFNKKINIEEILNIFDRVKESMTIKARLSELVHKFIESL; this comes from the coding sequence ATGGGAGATCACGTGTCTATTGTGGCGTTGATTGAGCTTTATAACTCGCTGGATAAGTTAGATCTAAGAGTATTGAGGGTCTTAGAGGTGGCGCACTCCAGATACCAGTATGTTCCCTACAAGCTTATAGTTAAGTATATGGATGCCGACGAGAGGAAGGTCGGTCTGGCGCTATCTAAGCTCAACAAGCTCAAATTAGTACAGAGGGCTAAGAGCTCATATGAGGGGTACAGATTGACTTTCAACTCTTATGACATATTGGCAATTCATACTTTAAGGAAGGCTGGGAAGCTGTTATCCCTCTCGCCTACGCCCATAGGAGTAGGCAAGGAGTCTGTGGTATACGCCGGCGAGACCCCGAGCGGCCTTAGAGTGGCCGTCAAGCTCCATAGGACTGGCACATCCTCTTTTGTTCATGTAAGGAAGTTGCGTATATTTCTGGGCAAGAGGAGGCATCTAACTAGGCTGTATGAGGCCAGACTCTCGGCCTATATGGAGTATGCGGCGTTGGATGCTATCTTCAGCGAAGGCGGCAGTGTACCGGAGCCTATAGCGTATAATAGACATGCGGTGGTCATGAGGTATGTGGACGGAATAGAGGCCTATAGGGCTGCGGAGGTGTCCGATGCTTATATAGACGACGTTAAACAGACTATGGAGATTGCTCTGCGCAACGGCATTATCCACGGCGATCTTACTCCCTATAATATACTGTTAGGCGACAGAGCCTATGTTATCGACTGGCCTCAGTGGGTGCCTGTCACGCATCCAAATGCTAATGATATTTTAAATAGAGATTTATATAATATTTATAATTATTTCTCTAAATTTAATAAGAAAATAAATATAGAAGAAATATTGAATATATTTGATCGAGTAAAAGAAAGTATGACGATCAAGGCCAGGTTGAGCGAACTGGTGCACAAATTTATCGAGAGCTTATGA